Genomic window (Anaerolineae bacterium):
AATCCGGCACCGTCTCCCCGCCCCATTCCATCAGGTGCACGCCCAGGGCGACGGCTTTGCCCTCGCTGTAGACGGTTTGCACCCAGTTGTCCACCAGCGACCAGTTGAAATAGCCCTCGCCCGGCTCGAGCTGATCCCAGGTGAAGTGCAGATGCCCGCCGACGATGATGCCGGGGTACTGCTTGGGGTCCATGTGGTGGAAATCGGTGAGGATATAGATGCCCGGCCGGCGCACGCTGGCCTTGCCGGCGGCCGCCGGCGACACGCTCGCGGCCGGCTGGTCCACCGCCAGCTTGACCCCGTCGGGCTCTCCCGCCGGCCCCTGCGCCGCGGCAGGGACTGCCGCCGCCCCCAGTACCGCGACCAGCGCCAGCACCAGGCCGGCGCACCATATGCGCCACCAACGATGCGAATACCTCATCTTCTCACCTCACCCCAGAATGATAGACTCGCTTTCCCATCCCCGTCCACGCCGCCGCACGCGAATGACATCGTCGTGTTACACAGATATCATTCGCCACCTCATTACCAGGCTATCAGAGCGCCCAGGCCGGGTCAATAGTACCTTCAGACCAGTGCGGCAGATGACAGCAGTCTGTCACAATTTTTCACAAATTTCTTGACAATTTCACAAATTGCGGTTATTATGGCAATAGCATGTAATCAATTACACATTCCATGACCGGGTCCAGGTCGGGTCCATATCAGGAGGACGTATCAGATGATGCCGCCGAAAAACAAGGTGGAAGTACCCGATATCGTCGTCAGCCGGCTGCCGCTGTATCTGCGCGCCCTGAACTTCCTGGCGGAGGAAGGGGTGGAAACGATCTCCTCCGCTGAGCTGGCCCAGCGCCTGGGCATCAGCTCCGCCCAGATCCGCAAGGACCTGTCCTTCTTCGGGGAATTCGGCAAACAGGGCACGGGTTACAACGTGGAGTTCCTGCGGAAAAAGATCAAGGAAATCCTGAACCTGACCAAGATATGGGATGTGGCGTTGGTGGGCGCCGGCGACCTGGGTCACGCCCTTGTCCACTACGGCGGCTTTCTGGGCCAAGGCTTCCGCATCAGCCTGGTCTTCGACAACAACCCGCAGAAGATCGGCCAGGAGATCGCCGGCCTCGTCATCCAGCCGGCCAGCCGCATGAAAGAGCTTATCCGCCAGCACGGCATTCAGATCGCCATCATCGCCGTGCCGGCTTCCGCCGCCCAGAAAGTAACGGACGAGCTGGTGGCCGCCGGCGTGCGCGCCATCCTGAACTATGCTCCCATCACCCTGAAGGTACCGCCCGGCGTGCATGTCCAGTACATTGACCCGGTCACGCGCTTACAGCACATGACCTACTATTTGGAATAACCAAACGGGCGCCTGAGATTCCCCCAGGCGCCCGCTGTGTTTCCTGGCCCGGTTATCACGCCGGCGCGGCCTGATACCGCCGCATAATGCTGTAACTGCTCAGCGCCTTGCCGGCGCCGATGGCCGTGCAGGCAATGGCGTTCTCCGCCACATAGCAGGGCACGCCAGTCACCTTCGTCAGCAGGCGGTCAATATTGCGCAGTAAGGCCCCGCCGCCGGTCAGCATCATCCCCCGGTCAATGATGTCAGCCGCCAGCTCCGGCGGCGTCTTCTCCAGCACATTGCGCACCACCCCCACGATCTGGCCCAGCGGCTCGGCGATGGCCTCGGTCACCTCGCCGGAGGTGATGGTAATGGTCTTGGGGAGGCCGGCGACCTGGTCACGGCCGCGCACCTCCATCTTCAGATCTTCCTCCAGCGGCAGGGCACTGCCAATCGCGATCTTAATCTCCTCGGCGGTCTGCTCGCCGATCAACAGGTTATACTTCTTGCGGATATAGTTGATGATGGCTTCGTCAATCTTGATGCCGCCCACCCGCACCGACGACGCCACCACAATGTCGTTCATAGAGATGACCGCCGCTTCGCTGGTTCCGCCGCCGATGTCCACCACCATGTTGCCGGTGGGCGTGCCGATGGGCATATTGGCGCCCAGTGCGGCCGCCAGCGGTTCCGGGATGAGATAGGCCTCGCGGCCGCCGGCCTGGATGGCGGCATCATGCACTGCCCGGCTCTCCACGCTGGTGACCCCCACCGGCACGCTGATCATGATGCGGGGACGGAAGATGCGCAGGCGGCCGCAAATACGTTGGATGAAATAACGCAGCATCGCCTCGGTCACCTGGTAATCGGCGATAACGCCGTCCTTCACCGGCCGGGTTACTTCGATGCTTTCCGGCGCGCGGCCCAGCATGGCGCGCGCCTCTTCGCCCACTGCGACGATCTTATTGTCATCGATGGAGATCGCCACGATGGAGGGTTCCTGGAGGACGATGCCTTTGCCCTTGACCCATACCAGCACGTTGACCGTGCCCAGGTCTATCCCGATATCGCGTCCGAACATAAGGGGTACCCCGCTCCTCGTCTTCTTAGGTCGGCTTCCCGGCACTGCCAGAAGCGCATAACAAGATGGCCGGCGCACCGCCGGCGGTATCCTTGCCCCCTCATTATATGCGATTTCGGCAAAGTTTCAAATTGACAAACCCACAGCCGCGCCTATAATACTCCTCGCATGGG
Coding sequences:
- a CDS encoding beta-galactosidase; translation: MRYSHRWWRIWCAGLVLALVAVLGAAAVPAAAQGPAGEPDGVKLAVDQPAASVSPAAAGKASVRRPGIYILTDFHHMDPKQYPGIIVGGHLHFTWDQLEPGEGYFNWSLVDNWVQTVYSEGKAVALGVHLMEWGGETVPD
- a CDS encoding redox-sensing transcriptional repressor Rex, with product MPPKNKVEVPDIVVSRLPLYLRALNFLAEEGVETISSAELAQRLGISSAQIRKDLSFFGEFGKQGTGYNVEFLRKKIKEILNLTKIWDVALVGAGDLGHALVHYGGFLGQGFRISLVFDNNPQKIGQEIAGLVIQPASRMKELIRQHGIQIAIIAVPASAAQKVTDELVAAGVRAILNYAPITLKVPPGVHVQYIDPVTRLQHMTYYLE
- a CDS encoding rod shape-determining protein — translated: MFGRDIGIDLGTVNVLVWVKGKGIVLQEPSIVAISIDDNKIVAVGEEARAMLGRAPESIEVTRPVKDGVIADYQVTEAMLRYFIQRICGRLRIFRPRIMISVPVGVTSVESRAVHDAAIQAGGREAYLIPEPLAAALGANMPIGTPTGNMVVDIGGGTSEAAVISMNDIVVASSVRVGGIKIDEAIINYIRKKYNLLIGEQTAEEIKIAIGSALPLEEDLKMEVRGRDQVAGLPKTITITSGEVTEAIAEPLGQIVGVVRNVLEKTPPELAADIIDRGMMLTGGGALLRNIDRLLTKVTGVPCYVAENAIACTAIGAGKALSSYSIMRRYQAAPA